In Flavobacterium sp. CBA20B-1, one DNA window encodes the following:
- a CDS encoding DUF262 domain-containing protein: MSKYLENGVRISLSQLLEDNTICVPKIQRDYVQGRVDENEVRTEFLQALLSYLEDGKPFRDLDFVYGFLNQNNVLYPLDGQQRLTTLMLLHWFLANKEGKFEQYKSLFLIEDKEQLHTKFTYENRLSSKEFYNELFTKALEFNNLLKSEEGKINSLSKSVKNLSWYAPAWDWDPTVQNTLLMLDAMLDVFDCSQEYFDKLVDPKNPIITFLFMDLGKNNLSDDLYIKMNSRGVQLSPFENFKAKLEGFISKTNFKNEYIFEIAGKEKKVDFKTYYTTQLDSRWSNFVWEIMKLNDPYLEHPNYFDRFFSNLFRISFLHSSINLNRNLDITIPVIKTFLTHRKDFSYYDYQELFNINGLNSKIITNESLNELAEFFDILSTVFYSSLDNKFEYYNSFENLLILVKSDHGTRYYHERIMFYAHMEYLKKHRDNFNTNGLNMWMRFISNLSNNTAPYNNEREFINALSFIRETVQYSDNIDEYLSNQSFKDIVGFDSFQYKEEILKRKIEKIDPSWKDNFKNVELHPYLQGQTYFLLMLVGIEFDSLEDLDVTFLNNVQSQYDLNYNIFKVLFTEKGLNQDFSRNGNYLFERTLLSIGDYTISEGSNFSFLIDSDRDISWKRFLKLDKKLEHRLIIKHLFDNLLSYSTDISSGLKKLLDVECNEWWRFLIINNPNILNYFDKGKKRYFRQESNHGFVLLKGEKISGSHAEIESYNFYLSNKFEDEKWNYYSVSGENNDDYPCAYFDFIFDKIPYGFDVRFINSQFNIAIKRRQAGDYSKQLIEFFDSECFQKVSNYYSKEVGTYDECLRYIHINLSGIVDEAN; this comes from the coding sequence ATGAGTAAGTATTTAGAAAATGGAGTTCGTATCTCTTTATCACAATTATTAGAAGATAATACAATTTGTGTTCCCAAAATACAAAGGGATTACGTACAAGGAAGAGTTGATGAAAATGAAGTTCGTACAGAATTTCTACAAGCTTTATTAAGTTATCTTGAAGATGGAAAACCGTTTAGGGATTTAGATTTTGTATATGGATTTTTAAATCAAAATAATGTATTATATCCATTGGATGGTCAGCAAAGGTTGACTACTCTAATGTTATTACATTGGTTTTTAGCAAATAAAGAAGGGAAATTTGAACAGTATAAATCATTGTTTCTAATAGAGGATAAGGAACAATTACATACCAAATTCACTTATGAAAATAGATTAAGCTCAAAGGAATTTTACAATGAATTATTTACCAAGGCACTCGAGTTTAATAATCTTTTAAAGAGTGAGGAAGGAAAAATTAATAGTTTATCAAAATCAGTTAAAAATTTAAGTTGGTATGCACCTGCTTGGGATTGGGATCCAACAGTTCAGAATACTTTACTGATGTTAGATGCGATGTTAGATGTGTTCGATTGCAGCCAAGAATATTTTGATAAATTGGTTGATCCAAAAAATCCTATAATAACCTTCTTATTCATGGATCTAGGGAAGAATAACCTTTCTGATGATTTATATATAAAAATGAATTCACGAGGTGTACAATTAAGTCCTTTCGAGAATTTTAAAGCTAAGTTAGAAGGGTTTATTTCTAAAACTAACTTTAAAAATGAATACATTTTTGAAATAGCGGGCAAAGAGAAAAAAGTTGATTTTAAAACATATTATACAACTCAATTAGATAGCCGTTGGTCAAATTTTGTATGGGAAATCATGAAATTAAATGATCCATATTTGGAACACCCTAATTATTTTGATCGCTTCTTTTCAAATTTGTTTAGAATATCATTTCTACACTCAAGCATAAATTTGAATAGAAATTTAGACATTACTATACCTGTAATTAAAACTTTTCTAACCCATAGAAAAGACTTTTCATATTATGATTACCAGGAATTGTTCAATATAAATGGATTAAATAGCAAAATAATTACTAATGAAAGCCTCAATGAGTTAGCGGAGTTTTTTGACATATTAAGTACGGTATTTTATTCTAGCTTAGATAATAAATTTGAATATTATAATTCATTTGAAAATCTTCTTATTTTAGTTAAGTCTGATCATGGTACGAGATATTATCACGAGCGTATAATGTTTTATGCTCACATGGAGTATTTAAAAAAACATAGAGATAATTTCAATACAAATGGTTTGAATATGTGGATGCGTTTTATTTCCAATTTATCAAATAATACAGCTCCATATAACAATGAAAGAGAGTTTATTAATGCACTTTCTTTTATTCGAGAAACTGTTCAGTATTCAGATAATATAGATGAATATCTAAGTAATCAGTCATTTAAAGATATAGTTGGGTTTGATTCCTTTCAATATAAAGAAGAGATTTTAAAAAGAAAAATTGAAAAAATTGATCCCTCATGGAAAGATAATTTTAAAAATGTTGAACTTCATCCTTATTTGCAAGGGCAAACCTATTTTCTATTAATGCTTGTCGGTATAGAATTTGACTCTTTAGAGGATTTAGATGTTACATTTTTAAATAATGTTCAAAGTCAATACGATTTGAACTACAATATTTTTAAAGTTTTATTCACTGAAAAAGGATTGAATCAAGACTTTTCTAGAAATGGAAATTATTTGTTTGAAAGAACTTTATTATCCATCGGTGATTATACAATTTCTGAAGGTTCAAATTTCAGTTTTTTAATTGATAGTGATCGTGATATTTCTTGGAAACGATTTTTAAAATTAGATAAAAAATTAGAACATCGGTTAATTATTAAACATTTGTTTGATAATCTTTTATCATACTCAACAGATATTTCTTCGGGCTTAAAGAAACTTTTGGATGTTGAATGTAATGAATGGTGGCGTTTTTTAATCATTAATAATCCAAACATATTAAATTACTTTGATAAAGGTAAAAAGAGATATTTTAGACAAGAATCTAATCATGGCTTTGTATTGCTAAAAGGTGAAAAAATTAGCGGTTCTCATGCAGAAATTGAATCCTATAATTTTTATCTAAGTAACAAATTTGAAGATGAAAAATGGAATTATTATTCAGTCAGTGGAGAAAATAATGACGATTATCCATGTGCATATTTCGATTTCATTTTTGATAAAATTCCTTATGGATTTGATGTTAGATTCATTAATTCACAATTTAATATTGCTATTAAAAGAAGACAAGCTGGTGATTATAGTAAACAATTGATTGAATTTTTTGATAGTGAATGTTTTCAGAAGGTATCCAATTATTATTCTAAAGAAGTTGGAACTTATGACGAATGTTTAAGATATATACATATAAATTTAAGCGGTATAGTAGATGAAGCTAATTGA